A part of Pseudomonadota bacterium genomic DNA contains:
- a CDS encoding ATP-binding cassette domain-containing protein — protein MGKVLSVSELKKIYEVRKTAFSIKREIIKAVDDVSFELEKGKTLGVVGESGSGKSTLARCVLLLEVPDNGTVTFLGNNLGNMGRNELKGLRKDMQIIFQDPYSSLNPRKKVYETIAEPILFHNIVPKKDVRDKVMEIFKSVGLDEDFVNKYPHEMSGGQRQRVAIGRALATDPILVIADEPVSSLDVSIQAQIVNLFIDIRESADISMLFVSHDLNVVRFISDEIMVMYKGKVLEIGQKEEVFYRPLHPYTKMLIDSIKGEFTRREGDEVQTFEGGCHYYPRCDRRDMRCIKETPKLMGNKEHMVACFM, from the coding sequence ATGGGTAAGGTGTTATCTGTATCAGAATTAAAAAAGATATACGAAGTAAGGAAAACAGCCTTCTCAATAAAAAGAGAGATAATAAAGGCAGTTGATGACGTATCATTTGAACTTGAGAAAGGGAAAACCTTAGGTGTTGTTGGTGAAAGTGGTTCAGGAAAGAGCACCTTGGCGAGATGTGTGTTGCTGCTTGAAGTACCGGATAACGGAACAGTGACATTTTTAGGAAACAACCTGGGAAACATGGGAAGAAATGAACTCAAAGGGTTAAGAAAGGATATGCAGATCATCTTTCAAGACCCTTATTCATCTTTAAATCCAAGGAAGAAGGTATATGAGACAATAGCAGAACCTATTTTGTTTCATAATATTGTTCCCAAGAAGGATGTAAGGGATAAAGTGATGGAGATTTTCAAAAGTGTTGGGCTTGATGAGGATTTCGTGAATAAATATCCCCATGAGATGAGTGGAGGTCAGAGGCAGAGAGTGGCAATAGGAAGGGCGCTCGCAACGGATCCGATTCTCGTTATAGCCGATGAACCTGTTTCATCTCTGGATGTATCGATACAGGCGCAGATAGTCAACCTGTTTATTGACATCAGAGAAAGTGCTGATATATCTATGTTGTTTGTTTCCCATGACCTTAATGTTGTGAGATTTATTTCTGATGAGATTATGGTTATGTATAAAGGGAAGGTTCTTGAAATAGGACAAAAAGAAGAGGTTTTTTATAGACCCTTGCATCCTTATACGAAAATGCTCATTGATTCGATTAAAGGTGAATTTACCAGGAGGGAAGGCGATGAGGTGCAAACATTCGAAGGTGGTTGTCATTATTATCCAAGATGTGACAGGAGAGACATGAGGTGCATTAAAGAGACCCCGAAGCTTATGGGTAACAAAGA